A genomic window from Osmerus eperlanus chromosome 5, fOsmEpe2.1, whole genome shotgun sequence includes:
- the rab3il1 gene encoding guanine nucleotide exchange factor for Rab-3A isoform X3, translated as MDAFEGLHRVQLSSSHPPPVSTGPGYEVLIGQSGIAVYSSSTFFGKPGAVVQRGPKYRSTREAERERCAVGRLVDLEPEPGPGAEGGGQAKPMPVEQETRGREHDISRLRSSSIEIREKGSEILKEQLDTAQRELKLKDKECERLSQIRNQLEQELEELTASLFEEAHKMVREANVKQAGAEKQLKEAQGKIDVLQAEVTALKTLVLTSTPSSPNRQLHPQLLSPSTRGAHRHTRNKSASGALPSTPGHVDSPSVPQLPATKEDKEMDSVLFAEFLSWRERPGLDRSSAFLGRIYREDIGPCLSFTRSELSQSVQSAVENNSLTIEPVAISALPMVKASAIECGGPKKCALSGMSRSCCHRIKLGDKESYYYISPSSRARITAVCNFFTYIRYIQQGLVRHDAEQMFWEVMRLRREMTVAKLGFFLTDQG; from the exons ATGGATGCTTTTGAGGGACTTCACCGTGTCCAGCTTTCCTCTTCTCACCCGCCTCCAGTATCAACTGGCCCAGGATATGAGGTCCTAATCGGCCAGTCTGGGATTGCAGTGTACTCCTCTTCTACTTTCTTTGGTAAACCAGGTGCAGTGGTGCAACGAGGACCTAAATATAGGTCAaccagagaggctgagagggagaggtgtgctGTAGGAAG ATTGGTAGACCTGGAGCCAGAACCGGGGCCCGGAGCAGAAGGTGGCGGGCAGGCTAAGCCCATGCCTGTGGAACAGGAAACCCGGGGAAGGGAGCACGACATCTCCCGCCTCAGGAGTTCCTCCATAGAGATCCGAGAGAAGGGCTCAGAGATCCTGAAGGAACAGCTGGATACTGCACAGAGG GAGCTGAAGCTGAAGGACAAGGAGTGTGAACGTTTGTCTCAGATCCGGAATCAGCTTGAGCAGGAGTTGGAGGAGCTCACTGCCAGCCTGTTTGAG GAGGCTCACAAAATGGTGCGTGAAGCCAATGTCAAACAAGCAGGAGCAGAGAAACAGCTGAAGGAGGCACAGGGCAAA ATTGACGTTCTTCAGGCCGAAGTGACAGCTCTAAAGACTCTGGTGCTGACCTCCACTCCATCCTCCCCAAACCGACAGCTCCACCCCCAGCTGCTCTCCCCCAGCACGAGAGGGGCTCACAGGCACACGCGCAATAAGAGCGCTAGCGGCGCCCTCCCGTCCACACCAGGCCACGTagactctccctctgtcccccagcTGCCGGCCACCAAGGAGGACAAAGAG ATGGACTCGGTTCTCTTTGCAGAGTTCCTATCTTGGCGGGAGCGGCCCGGTCTCGACCGCTCCTCTGCCTTCCTCGGTCGCATCTACAGGGAGGACATCGGGCCCTGTCTTTCCTTCACTCGGTCTGAG CTGTCACAGTCGGTGCAGAGTGCAGTGGAGAACAATTCCTTGACCATCGAACCGGTGGCCATTTCAGCCCTGCCAATGGTCAAAGCCTCCGCCATCGAATGTGGAGGGCCTAA GAAGTGTGCACTAAGTGGCATGTCCCGGTCCTGCTGTCATCGCATAAAACTCGGTGACAAAGAAAGTTACTActacatctctccatccagccgAGCACGG ATCACAGCTGTGTGTAACTTCTTCACCTATATCCGCTATATTCAGCAAGGACTGGTCAGACATGATG CAGAGCAGATGTTTTGGGAGGTGATGCGTCTGCGCAGGGAGATGACTGTGGCCAAGCTGGGATTCTTCCTTACAGACCAGGGATGA
- the rab3il1 gene encoding guanine nucleotide exchange factor for Rab-3A isoform X2 — translation MDAFEGLHRVQLSSSHPPPVSTGPGYEVLIGQSGIAVYSSSTFFGKPGAVVQRGPKYRSTREAERERCAVGRLVDLEPEPGPGAEGGGQAKPMPVEQETRGREHDISRLRSSSIEIREKGSEILKEQLDTAQRELKLKDKECERLSQIRNQLEQELEELTASLFEEAHKMVREANVKQAGAEKQLKEAQGKIDVLQAEVTALKTLVLTSTPSSPNRQLHPQLLSPSTRGAHRHTRNKSASGALPSTPGHVDSPSVPQLPATKEDKEMDSVLFAEFLSWRERPGLDRSSAFLGRIYREDIGPCLSFTRSELSQSVQSAVENNSLTIEPVAISALPMVKASAIECGGPNGLRAAVETKCALSGMSRSCCHRIKLGDKESYYYISPSSRARITAVCNFFTYIRYIQQGLVRHDEQMFWEVMRLRREMTVAKLGFFLTDQG, via the exons ATGGATGCTTTTGAGGGACTTCACCGTGTCCAGCTTTCCTCTTCTCACCCGCCTCCAGTATCAACTGGCCCAGGATATGAGGTCCTAATCGGCCAGTCTGGGATTGCAGTGTACTCCTCTTCTACTTTCTTTGGTAAACCAGGTGCAGTGGTGCAACGAGGACCTAAATATAGGTCAaccagagaggctgagagggagaggtgtgctGTAGGAAG ATTGGTAGACCTGGAGCCAGAACCGGGGCCCGGAGCAGAAGGTGGCGGGCAGGCTAAGCCCATGCCTGTGGAACAGGAAACCCGGGGAAGGGAGCACGACATCTCCCGCCTCAGGAGTTCCTCCATAGAGATCCGAGAGAAGGGCTCAGAGATCCTGAAGGAACAGCTGGATACTGCACAGAGG GAGCTGAAGCTGAAGGACAAGGAGTGTGAACGTTTGTCTCAGATCCGGAATCAGCTTGAGCAGGAGTTGGAGGAGCTCACTGCCAGCCTGTTTGAG GAGGCTCACAAAATGGTGCGTGAAGCCAATGTCAAACAAGCAGGAGCAGAGAAACAGCTGAAGGAGGCACAGGGCAAA ATTGACGTTCTTCAGGCCGAAGTGACAGCTCTAAAGACTCTGGTGCTGACCTCCACTCCATCCTCCCCAAACCGACAGCTCCACCCCCAGCTGCTCTCCCCCAGCACGAGAGGGGCTCACAGGCACACGCGCAATAAGAGCGCTAGCGGCGCCCTCCCGTCCACACCAGGCCACGTagactctccctctgtcccccagcTGCCGGCCACCAAGGAGGACAAAGAG ATGGACTCGGTTCTCTTTGCAGAGTTCCTATCTTGGCGGGAGCGGCCCGGTCTCGACCGCTCCTCTGCCTTCCTCGGTCGCATCTACAGGGAGGACATCGGGCCCTGTCTTTCCTTCACTCGGTCTGAG CTGTCACAGTCGGTGCAGAGTGCAGTGGAGAACAATTCCTTGACCATCGAACCGGTGGCCATTTCAGCCCTGCCAATGGTCAAAGCCTCCGCCATCGAATGTGGAGGGCCTAA TGGTTTGAGAGCAGCGGTAGAAAC GAAGTGTGCACTAAGTGGCATGTCCCGGTCCTGCTGTCATCGCATAAAACTCGGTGACAAAGAAAGTTACTActacatctctccatccagccgAGCACGG ATCACAGCTGTGTGTAACTTCTTCACCTATATCCGCTATATTCAGCAAGGACTGGTCAGACATGATG AGCAGATGTTTTGGGAGGTGATGCGTCTGCGCAGGGAGATGACTGTGGCCAAGCTGGGATTCTTCCTTACAGACCAGGGATGA
- the rab3il1 gene encoding guanine nucleotide exchange factor for Rab-3A isoform X4, which yields MDAFEGLHRVQLSSSHPPPVSTGPGYEVLIGQSGIAVYSSSTFFGKPGAVVQRGPKYRSTREAERERCAVGRLVDLEPEPGPGAEGGGQAKPMPVEQETRGREHDISRLRSSSIEIREKGSEILKEQLDTAQRELKLKDKECERLSQIRNQLEQELEELTASLFEEAHKMVREANVKQAGAEKQLKEAQGKIDVLQAEVTALKTLVLTSTPSSPNRQLHPQLLSPSTRGAHRHTRNKSASGALPSTPGHVDSPSVPQLPATKEDKEMDSVLFAEFLSWRERPGLDRSSAFLGRIYREDIGPCLSFTRSELSQSVQSAVENNSLTIEPVAISALPMVKASAIECGGPNGLRAAVETKCALSGMSRSCCHRIKLGDKESYYYISPSSRARVHISSISLQSVDAMMTRLNSFSILNLFFVM from the exons ATGGATGCTTTTGAGGGACTTCACCGTGTCCAGCTTTCCTCTTCTCACCCGCCTCCAGTATCAACTGGCCCAGGATATGAGGTCCTAATCGGCCAGTCTGGGATTGCAGTGTACTCCTCTTCTACTTTCTTTGGTAAACCAGGTGCAGTGGTGCAACGAGGACCTAAATATAGGTCAaccagagaggctgagagggagaggtgtgctGTAGGAAG ATTGGTAGACCTGGAGCCAGAACCGGGGCCCGGAGCAGAAGGTGGCGGGCAGGCTAAGCCCATGCCTGTGGAACAGGAAACCCGGGGAAGGGAGCACGACATCTCCCGCCTCAGGAGTTCCTCCATAGAGATCCGAGAGAAGGGCTCAGAGATCCTGAAGGAACAGCTGGATACTGCACAGAGG GAGCTGAAGCTGAAGGACAAGGAGTGTGAACGTTTGTCTCAGATCCGGAATCAGCTTGAGCAGGAGTTGGAGGAGCTCACTGCCAGCCTGTTTGAG GAGGCTCACAAAATGGTGCGTGAAGCCAATGTCAAACAAGCAGGAGCAGAGAAACAGCTGAAGGAGGCACAGGGCAAA ATTGACGTTCTTCAGGCCGAAGTGACAGCTCTAAAGACTCTGGTGCTGACCTCCACTCCATCCTCCCCAAACCGACAGCTCCACCCCCAGCTGCTCTCCCCCAGCACGAGAGGGGCTCACAGGCACACGCGCAATAAGAGCGCTAGCGGCGCCCTCCCGTCCACACCAGGCCACGTagactctccctctgtcccccagcTGCCGGCCACCAAGGAGGACAAAGAG ATGGACTCGGTTCTCTTTGCAGAGTTCCTATCTTGGCGGGAGCGGCCCGGTCTCGACCGCTCCTCTGCCTTCCTCGGTCGCATCTACAGGGAGGACATCGGGCCCTGTCTTTCCTTCACTCGGTCTGAG CTGTCACAGTCGGTGCAGAGTGCAGTGGAGAACAATTCCTTGACCATCGAACCGGTGGCCATTTCAGCCCTGCCAATGGTCAAAGCCTCCGCCATCGAATGTGGAGGGCCTAA TGGTTTGAGAGCAGCGGTAGAAAC GAAGTGTGCACTAAGTGGCATGTCCCGGTCCTGCTGTCATCGCATAAAACTCGGTGACAAAGAAAGTTACTActacatctctccatccagccgAGCACGGGTACACATCAGCTCCATCTCGCTCCAGTCTGTAGATGCCATGATGACTAGACTAAACTCTTTCAGTATTTTGAATTTATTCTTTGTCATGTGA
- the rab3il1 gene encoding guanine nucleotide exchange factor for Rab-3A isoform X1 — protein MDAFEGLHRVQLSSSHPPPVSTGPGYEVLIGQSGIAVYSSSTFFGKPGAVVQRGPKYRSTREAERERCAVGRLVDLEPEPGPGAEGGGQAKPMPVEQETRGREHDISRLRSSSIEIREKGSEILKEQLDTAQRELKLKDKECERLSQIRNQLEQELEELTASLFEEAHKMVREANVKQAGAEKQLKEAQGKIDVLQAEVTALKTLVLTSTPSSPNRQLHPQLLSPSTRGAHRHTRNKSASGALPSTPGHVDSPSVPQLPATKEDKEMDSVLFAEFLSWRERPGLDRSSAFLGRIYREDIGPCLSFTRSELSQSVQSAVENNSLTIEPVAISALPMVKASAIECGGPNGLRAAVETKCALSGMSRSCCHRIKLGDKESYYYISPSSRARITAVCNFFTYIRYIQQGLVRHDAEQMFWEVMRLRREMTVAKLGFFLTDQG, from the exons ATGGATGCTTTTGAGGGACTTCACCGTGTCCAGCTTTCCTCTTCTCACCCGCCTCCAGTATCAACTGGCCCAGGATATGAGGTCCTAATCGGCCAGTCTGGGATTGCAGTGTACTCCTCTTCTACTTTCTTTGGTAAACCAGGTGCAGTGGTGCAACGAGGACCTAAATATAGGTCAaccagagaggctgagagggagaggtgtgctGTAGGAAG ATTGGTAGACCTGGAGCCAGAACCGGGGCCCGGAGCAGAAGGTGGCGGGCAGGCTAAGCCCATGCCTGTGGAACAGGAAACCCGGGGAAGGGAGCACGACATCTCCCGCCTCAGGAGTTCCTCCATAGAGATCCGAGAGAAGGGCTCAGAGATCCTGAAGGAACAGCTGGATACTGCACAGAGG GAGCTGAAGCTGAAGGACAAGGAGTGTGAACGTTTGTCTCAGATCCGGAATCAGCTTGAGCAGGAGTTGGAGGAGCTCACTGCCAGCCTGTTTGAG GAGGCTCACAAAATGGTGCGTGAAGCCAATGTCAAACAAGCAGGAGCAGAGAAACAGCTGAAGGAGGCACAGGGCAAA ATTGACGTTCTTCAGGCCGAAGTGACAGCTCTAAAGACTCTGGTGCTGACCTCCACTCCATCCTCCCCAAACCGACAGCTCCACCCCCAGCTGCTCTCCCCCAGCACGAGAGGGGCTCACAGGCACACGCGCAATAAGAGCGCTAGCGGCGCCCTCCCGTCCACACCAGGCCACGTagactctccctctgtcccccagcTGCCGGCCACCAAGGAGGACAAAGAG ATGGACTCGGTTCTCTTTGCAGAGTTCCTATCTTGGCGGGAGCGGCCCGGTCTCGACCGCTCCTCTGCCTTCCTCGGTCGCATCTACAGGGAGGACATCGGGCCCTGTCTTTCCTTCACTCGGTCTGAG CTGTCACAGTCGGTGCAGAGTGCAGTGGAGAACAATTCCTTGACCATCGAACCGGTGGCCATTTCAGCCCTGCCAATGGTCAAAGCCTCCGCCATCGAATGTGGAGGGCCTAA TGGTTTGAGAGCAGCGGTAGAAAC GAAGTGTGCACTAAGTGGCATGTCCCGGTCCTGCTGTCATCGCATAAAACTCGGTGACAAAGAAAGTTACTActacatctctccatccagccgAGCACGG ATCACAGCTGTGTGTAACTTCTTCACCTATATCCGCTATATTCAGCAAGGACTGGTCAGACATGATG CAGAGCAGATGTTTTGGGAGGTGATGCGTCTGCGCAGGGAGATGACTGTGGCCAAGCTGGGATTCTTCCTTACAGACCAGGGATGA
- the rab3il1 gene encoding guanine nucleotide exchange factor for Rab-3A isoform X5, whose product MPVEQETRGREHDISRLRSSSIEIREKGSEILKEQLDTAQRELKLKDKECERLSQIRNQLEQELEELTASLFEEAHKMVREANVKQAGAEKQLKEAQGKIDVLQAEVTALKTLVLTSTPSSPNRQLHPQLLSPSTRGAHRHTRNKSASGALPSTPGHVDSPSVPQLPATKEDKEMDSVLFAEFLSWRERPGLDRSSAFLGRIYREDIGPCLSFTRSELSQSVQSAVENNSLTIEPVAISALPMVKASAIECGGPNGLRAAVETKCALSGMSRSCCHRIKLGDKESYYYISPSSRARITAVCNFFTYIRYIQQGLVRHDAEQMFWEVMRLRREMTVAKLGFFLTDQG is encoded by the exons ATGCCTGTGGAACAGGAAACCCGGGGAAGGGAGCACGACATCTCCCGCCTCAGGAGTTCCTCCATAGAGATCCGAGAGAAGGGCTCAGAGATCCTGAAGGAACAGCTGGATACTGCACAGAGG GAGCTGAAGCTGAAGGACAAGGAGTGTGAACGTTTGTCTCAGATCCGGAATCAGCTTGAGCAGGAGTTGGAGGAGCTCACTGCCAGCCTGTTTGAG GAGGCTCACAAAATGGTGCGTGAAGCCAATGTCAAACAAGCAGGAGCAGAGAAACAGCTGAAGGAGGCACAGGGCAAA ATTGACGTTCTTCAGGCCGAAGTGACAGCTCTAAAGACTCTGGTGCTGACCTCCACTCCATCCTCCCCAAACCGACAGCTCCACCCCCAGCTGCTCTCCCCCAGCACGAGAGGGGCTCACAGGCACACGCGCAATAAGAGCGCTAGCGGCGCCCTCCCGTCCACACCAGGCCACGTagactctccctctgtcccccagcTGCCGGCCACCAAGGAGGACAAAGAG ATGGACTCGGTTCTCTTTGCAGAGTTCCTATCTTGGCGGGAGCGGCCCGGTCTCGACCGCTCCTCTGCCTTCCTCGGTCGCATCTACAGGGAGGACATCGGGCCCTGTCTTTCCTTCACTCGGTCTGAG CTGTCACAGTCGGTGCAGAGTGCAGTGGAGAACAATTCCTTGACCATCGAACCGGTGGCCATTTCAGCCCTGCCAATGGTCAAAGCCTCCGCCATCGAATGTGGAGGGCCTAA TGGTTTGAGAGCAGCGGTAGAAAC GAAGTGTGCACTAAGTGGCATGTCCCGGTCCTGCTGTCATCGCATAAAACTCGGTGACAAAGAAAGTTACTActacatctctccatccagccgAGCACGG ATCACAGCTGTGTGTAACTTCTTCACCTATATCCGCTATATTCAGCAAGGACTGGTCAGACATGATG CAGAGCAGATGTTTTGGGAGGTGATGCGTCTGCGCAGGGAGATGACTGTGGCCAAGCTGGGATTCTTCCTTACAGACCAGGGATGA
- the epx gene encoding eosinophil peroxidase — protein MRPYAGPPLPQVSFSMVTLAVAALCLPYSASLGLFQNISGVYLGAKIVEEALRRAVELTDAAYAHTRERVKMTLSEGALRSSDLLAQFKQTGPMTRTQIRAAELLDITVELIREMVYTNAMTQPNLTELLSPADVEPLLQATGCSSELMRPRCDTGCLSRRYRSFTGECNNRQHPKWGAANTPYSRWLPPEYEDIRGVPRGWDPEHTYHHFTLPPVRLVSQEVLYTHNDNISLDSTLSHLLVEWGQWIDHDLALTPQSPSTSAFRTGADCTRTCSRDTPCFPIEIPLSDPRSGIQDCMPFFRSAPSCVGGPLPQRHREQLNAITSYVDASMVYGSSPSLASALRDLSSPLGLLAVNPQHSDQGLSYMPFLPRLQPHLDPCGPRRGLNATAAGTPDIPSLWKNRTSCFQAGDSRANEHLGMIALHTLFLREHNRLVRELHLLNPHWSPDTLYQEARKIMGAIHQILTWEHYLPRVLGVNATSDLVPKYKGYNPEVNPSIANVFSVAAFRFAHVTVQPIVARLGPGYSLSSQHPPLPLHDSLFASWRVIHEGGIDPVLRGLLLSPAKLQMPGQMMVEELTERLFQAQGGMPLDLGSLNLQRGRDHGMPGYSSWRRYCGLVVPNTTSDLANILGNPSLAHKFLLLYGTPQNIDVWVGAISEPAPPGGRVGPLLSCLLAKQFRDLRDGDRFWWEREGVFTSAQRTSLKAVSLSRLICDNSHITHVPADPFSLTVSPGNMLACSHPLIPQLDLSAWKEPDSGLSCGPVPRLQSGFYLLCDSMVLYECHAGFRLIGPSSVTCDSSSQQWNPAAPTCQDINECIEQPSSCPETMECTNAPGSFICTDPPSISTVSVVSAVMTVVGGVAMLVLMMICYRRYFSKKEQVDANCCKDDR, from the exons ATGCGTCCCTATGCaggacccccccttccccag GTGTCCTTCTCCATGGTGACACTGGCCGTCGCCGCACTCTGTCTGCCTTACTCTGCCTCACTCGGACTATTCCAGAACATCTCAG GTGTCTATCTGGGGGCCAAGATTGTGGAGGAAGCTTTAAGAAGAGCTGTTGAATTAACTGATGCTGCCTATGCTCATACCAGGGAAAG AGTGAAGATGACTCTGTCAGAAGGGGCTTTGAGGTCCAGTGATCTACTTGCCCAGTTCAAACAGACCGGGCCTATGACCAGGACCCAGATCAGGGCAGCAGAGCTGCTAGACATCACAGTAGAACTGATCAGGGAGATGGTCTACACCAACGCCATGACCCAGCCCAACCTCACTG AGCTGCTGAGTCCGGCTGACGTGGAGCCTCTGCTGCAGGCCACCGGCTGCTCCTCTGAGCTGATGCGTCCGCGGTGTGACACGGGCTGTCTGAGCCGGCGCTACCGCTCCTTCACTGGGGAGTGCAACAACAG ACAGCACCCTAAGTGGGGGGCTGCCAACACTCCTTACTCTCGCTGGCTGCCACCGGAGTACGAGGATATCAGAGGGGTTCCCAGAGGATGGGACCCTGAGCACACGTATCACCacttcaccctccccccc GTGCGCTTGGTGTCCCAAGAGGTGCTCTACACCCACAACGACAACATCTCTCTGGACTCCACTCTGTCGCACCTGCTGGTGGAGTGGGGCCAGTGGATTGACCATGACCTGGCCCTGACCCCGCAGAGCCCCAGCACATCTGCCTTCAGGACGGGAGCAGACTGCACCCGCACCTGCAGCCGGGACACCCCCTGCTTCCCCATCGAG ATCCCTTTATCAGATCCTCGTTCTGGGATCCAGGACTGCATGCCTTTCTTCCGTTCCGCCCCGAGCTGTGTTGGAGGACCACTGCCCCAGCGCCACAGGGAGCAGCTGAATGCCATCACTTCCTACGTAGATGCCAGTATGGTGTATGGcagctccccctccctggcTTCTGCCCTGCGtgacctgtcctctcctctcggcCTACTGGCCGTCAACCCCCAGCACTCAGACCAGGGCCTTTCCTACATGCCCTTCCTGCCTCGCCTGCAGCCCCACCTGGACCCATGCGGACCTCGCCGAGGGCTCAACGCCACTGCTGCAGGCACACCTGACATCCCTTCACTCTGGAAGAACAGGACTTCGTGCTTCCAAGCTG GGGATTCACGGGCCAATGAGCACCTGGGGATGATCGCTTTGCACACGCTGTTCCTGAGAGAGCACAACAGGCTGGTGAGAGAGCTGCACCTGCTCAACCCTCACTGGAGCCCTGACACTCTCTACCAGGAAGCTCGGAAGATCATGGGGGCAATACACCag ATCCTAACATGGGAGCACTACTTGCCGCGGGTGCTGGGTGTAAATGCCACCTCTGACCTCGTGCCCAAGTACAAGGGCTACAATCCTGAGGTGAACCCCAGCATTGCCAACGTCTTCTCAGTCGCTGCATTCCGCTTTGCCCACGTCACAGTACAGCCAATCGTAGCGAGGCTAGGTCCTGGCTACAGCCTCAGCTCCcagcatcctcctctccctctgcacgACTCGCTGTTTGCTTCCTGGAGAGTCATCCATGAGG GGGGGATAGACCCTGTCCTCCGTGGCCTCTTGCTGTCTCCAGCAAAGCTCCAGATGCCAGGgcagatgatggtggaggagctgACTGAAAGGTTGTTCCAGGCCCAGGGAGGAATGCCTCTGGACCTTGGGTCACTGAACCTCCAACGTGGCCGGGATCACGGCATGCCTG GATACAGCTCATGGCGACGTTACTGTGGCCTAGTGGTTCCAAACACCACGTCGGACCTAGCCAACATCTTGGGGAACCCCAGTCTGGCCCACAAGTTCCTGCTCCTGTATGGAACGCCCCAGAACATAGACGTGTGGGTCGGGGCCATTTCAGAACcggcgccccctggtggcagagtgGGCCCACTGCTGTCCTGTCTGCTGGCCAAACAGTTTCGAGACTTGAGAGATGGTGACAG GttctggtgggagagagagggcgtctTCACCAGCGCGCAGAGGACGAGCCTCAAGGCAGTCTCCCTGTCACGCCTCATCTGTGACAACAGCCACATCACCCACGTCCCTGCGgaccccttctccctcactgtcaGCCCGGGGAACATGCTGGCCTGCAGccaccccctcatccctcagCTGGACCTGAGCGCCTGGAAGGAACCTGACTCAG GTCTCAGCTGTGGCCCAGTGCCCAGGCTACAGTCCGGTTTCTATCTTCTGTGTGACTCGATGGTTCTTTACGAGTGTCACGCAGGCTTCCGTCTCATTGGTCCGTCCTCAGTCACATGTGACTCCAGCAGCCAGCAGTGGAATCCTGCTGCTCCCACCTGCCAAG ATATTAACGAATGTATAGAACAGCCCTCATCGTGCCCCGAAACTATGGAATGCACCAACGCCCCAGGTTCATTCATTTGTACAG ATCCTCCCTCCATATCCACTGTCTCCGTGGTTTCTGCGGTGATGACCGTGGTCGGAGGGGTGGCTATGTTGGTGCTGATGATGATCTGTTACAGGAG ATATTTTTCAAAGAAGGAGCAGGTGGATGCTAATTGTTGTAAAGATGACAGATAA